AAAGGAGTAATTTTGCAAAAAACCCACTTAAAATCCCCAATAGGCATCTTAGAAATTTGCGCAGATGAAAACGGAATTTGCGAGCTAAATTTCGTGGATAAATTTGTAAAAACAGAGGTTAAAGATAAAAATTTAAAGCTTTGCTTAAAAGAGCTTGATGAGTATTTTAATGGAAATTTGCACGAGTTTAAATGCAAATTTCAAATTTCAGGTACTCCTTTTCAAAAAAGCGTATATGAAGCGCTGCTTAAAATTCCTTACGGAAAGACCATAACCTATGCCGAGCTAGCTAAAAACATAGAGAGGCAAAAAGCTTGCCGTGCGGTCGGCTCTGCAAACAGCAAAAACAAAATCCCTATCATCATCCCTTGTCACCGAGTGATTGCTGGCAACTCACTTGGCGGATACTCAGGCGGCGAAGGTTTAAAAACAAAAATTTGGCTGATAAATCATGAAGATACCCATAAATCAAATAATTAACTATATCAAAATATTTTTAAACCTGACTCTATACTGCAACTAAATATCATATATAATTTGACCAATATATTCAATCCAAAATAAAAATAAAAGCATCAAAAATATTTAGTTTGATAGGTGGCATAAAGTAGATGATTAAAAATGTTACTTAAATAAAGTTTTCTAAAAAACAAAAAAAGATTTAAAAAAGTATGCAATAAAATAGTACCTGTAAAATACTATAAAAGAAAAGCAAATATTATAGAACAAAAATATTACAATTATTGAATCTATATATTAATAGCACTTTGAAACTATTAAATATGAATATCAATATAAATAAAAAATAATACTATTAAAAACTATAAAAATATGATTATCATATACAAATCAAATTAGGATCTAAAACAAACAAAAGGGTACTAAAAACTATAATAAAACCAAATATAACAAATAGGCTCTATAATTATAAAAACAAATCTATATGGAATAAAATATTACACAATAAAAAATAAATTTAATCAATCATCAAAACAATAATTATTGAAACATATCACTAATGCGCCATAAAATTAAATAAACCAAATTATATACAAAAAGCATAAACCATTATTATCAAAAATCTAAATATTTTTTTGATAATAAGAGATTATTCTATTGTGAATTAGTAAGGACATATATATAACTACTCCACCGATGATAAGGCGCGCAAGGTCTGCATCCTTATGCCAAAATACTAAATTTACGATGATCGCAGCAGGTATAAGCGCGTTATTCATGATCGCCAAAGTGCCACTATCAACCTCGCAAGCACCTTTGTTCCACATAAAATACCCAAGTCCGCTAGCTCCGACCCCAAGCCATAGAAGCACTAAAGACTGAGTCGTATCAAGCGAAATTTTCTCAAAATTTCCAAACATACCAAACGCAAATCCCGTTACCAAGCAAGCTCCTACAAAAAACCAGCCAAAAAGACCCTTTTGTTCGTTAAATCCTTTATCTTCAAGTAAAAATTTATACGCACTCTGTCCAACGCCAAAGCATAAATTCGCACCCTGAACCATTAAAAATCCAAGCCAAAAGCTGCTATTTATACTGCCGTATTTGATGATAAAAGCTCCCAAAACCGCAACCGCAACGCTAAGTAGATAAAGAGGTCGCAAACGCCTAGCGAAAAGATCATAAACCACGCTCACATAAAAAGGTGTAAATATCGTAAAAAGCGCTACTTCAGGCACACTTAGATACAAAAACGAGTTATAGTAAAAGATATACATAGCTCCTATTTGAATAGCTCCGATAAGTGTGATTTTAGCGTACATGGCGGCATTTTTTGCCTCAAATTTCATAAAGGGCAAAAAGACCAAAAGCGCTAAAAAAACGCGCGAAAATGCCGCAAAATAGCTATCTACCCTGCCTGCTAAAAACTCCCCTATCAAACTAAAACTAAAAGCCCAAAGCAACGTTACAAAAACAAGTTTATTCACCGATTATCCTTAATAAAAATTTTAAAATGATAATAAATTAGCCTTAAATCTAGCTTCCCGCCGTCTGCGGCTCAAATTCCAAAAACTCCCTCATCATGCAAGCTCCACTAGCTCCAACATCCTTTATAAGGCTTAAATTTTTGAAATTTATCCCGCCGATAGCGTATGTTTTGATGTTTAAATTTGCACAAATTTCTTTTAAAAATTCTAGCCCTCTAGGTGGTGCACCCTCATGACTCTTAGTTTTAAAGATATGCCCTGCTATGACATAACTTGCACCTAAATTTTGTGCTAGAATGGCTTCGTCGAGAGAATGAACCGAAACTCCGATAGTTAAATTTTCATTTTTAACCAAGTCTCGTTTCGTTTTTGTCTCGTTAAATTTCAAAAACTCTCCAAAAGAAAGGTGTAAATTTTTAATTCCAAGACTTAAAGCAACATCCAAATGAGTATGCAAAATAAGCCTAGTGCTTGAATTTTTAGTGATTTTTAGCACCTCTAAGACCAAATGTTCATACTCGCACTCATCCAAGTCCTTTTCTCTTAAGATGACAGCATTTGGCTTTTTTTCGCTAACTATATGCGATAAATCTCCTAAAAAATCGCTACTTAAGTGCCTATTTGTAACACAAATGAGCTCAAACATAGATGTGATTACTCATCACAGGTTGCAGATTAAGAGCTAAGATATCTTTATAAATTTCATCCACTCCACGAGTATCGTCTATCTCAAACTGCTCATCGCCTCTTTTGACTCCATCCAAGTGAGTGCCGACTCCAACGCTAACTCCTGCTGAAATTTTGCTAGCGGCTACTTTTATGATACCGTTTCTAAATTTGGCATTCTCGCGCGTTGAGATCGTGATATTAGCAAAAGGAAGAAAAATTCTATAAGCGCAAATTACCTGAAAAAGGCTTTTTTCATCAACTTCGCCCGCATTTACTTCACTTTTATTTTTAGCAGGTCTTAGTCGAGGGCAGGATATAGCGATTTCTGCATGCGGGTATTTTTGCTGAATGAAATTTGCATGAATCGCCGTCGCAAAAGCATCTTTTCTAAAGTCATCAAGCCCAAGTAAGGCGGCAAATCCGACACCTCTCATACCGCCCATAAGAGCTCTTTCTTGAGCGTTAAAGCGGTAAGCAAAGCTCATCTTTTGTCCGCCGATATGAACCTTGGCATATTTTTCGGGACTATAAGTCTCTTGAAACACTATCACATAATCCACGCCACACTCATGCAGGTATGCGTATTCGTCAGAATTTAGCGGATAAATCTCAACTCCGACATTGCTAAATAGCTTTGAAGCCTCCTTGCAAGCTTCTCCGATATAGCTTAAATCGCGCTTCTTAGCACTCTCACCCGTAAGGATTAGCACGTCCTTAAGTCCGCTTTTTGCGATACTTTCAAGCTCTGTTTTTATCTCATCTACCTTTAGCCTTAGGCGCGAAATTTTATTATGCGAGCTAAATCCGCAATACACGCAGTTACTATCACAAAAATTTGAGATATAAAGCGGAGTAAAAAGCTCAATGCCGTTTCCAAAATGCCTTTTCATATCACTTTGAGCGCGCGCCGCCATCTCTTCTAAAAACTCGCCAGCCGCAGGACTTAAAAGCGCACGAAGCCCTTCTACATCGACACGACTCATACCAAGAGCTCTTTTTACATCAGACTTTGTATAGCCCTCATAGTTGTAGTTTTCACGCAAATTTAAGACACGATTCATCAAGCTTTTATCTATGCGCTGCATGCCGTCCATATAGCTCATCACGTCAAAATTTTTCACACCCTACTCCAAAAATCCGCTTAACGGACTAGACGCTCTTGCCGCTTCGCTAATCTCGCCAAGCCCCGCCAGATAAGCAAGCCTGCCAGCCTCAATAGAGAGTGCAAAAGCTTTTGCCATCGCTCGCACATCTCCTGAAGTGGCTATAGCCGTATTTGCCATCACGGCAGCGCAACCCATCTGCATAGCCTCACAAGCCTGAGCGGGGTTTCCGATACCTGCATCAACTATCACGGGCAGTTCTATCTCGTCTATTAAAATTTTGATAAATTCACGAGTGGCGAGTCCTTTATTTGTGCCAATAGGCGCGCCAAGAGGCATCACGCAAGCAGCACCTGCATTTACAAGATCGCGCGCTACGTTTAGATCAGGATACATGTAAGGCATCACGATAAAGCCCAAATTCGCAAGTTTTTCCGTCGCTTTTATCGTCTCGTAGTTATCAGGTAGCAGATATCTGCTGTCTTTTATACACTCGACTTTAACGAAGTCGCCACATCCAAGCTCACGCGCAAGTTTTGCGATACGCACGGCTTCATCGGCGTTTCTGGCTCCTGAGGTGTTTGGCAGGATGGTAATATCCTTCGGGATAAAATCAAGTATATTTTCACTTCCGCCTTCATTTACTCTGCGAAGCGCGAGTGTAACGATCTGAGCTTTTGCGTCTTTTATCGCAGCCTCAAGTAAAGTTAAAGAAAACTTACCAGAACCCAATATAAAGCGAGAGCTAAATTTATGCCCGCCAAGCTCTAAAAAATCATCTTTAATATCCATCATCCACCACCTACAAAACAAACTATCTCGACTCTATCTCCATCATTGAATTTGGAGTCAAATTTATCCCTCGGCAAAATCTCGCCATTGATTTCCACAGCCATATACTCTTTATTGAATCCTTTTTGACAAGCGAATTCATGGACGCTTTTTCCGATGAAGCCACTCTCATCTTTTCCGTTTATAATAAGCATATTTTTTCTTTGGGTTAAATTTGCATCAGAAGTAGCGCATCTTCCTACGTCGGCATTATCCGCTTCAGGTTTAAGGGTCTAAGGCCTGCGCCTAATCTCAGCTAACACTCCCCTGACACTTCTTGTGATTATACTTATTTTTTCTAAATTTACGCAAGCTTATTTGGCTATCTTGACTCGCTCTTCACGCTTAAAATACTAGCCGCCAATGCATAAAAAACTATACTCAAACTAACGCAAAGTCCAAATAGACTTATGGCGTTTGTCGAACTAAAAGAGAGCATAAAAAATGATATAAAGCTCGTCAGCGATGCGGCCAAAATACCAAAAATACGCTCGTCACTCACTAAATCTTGATTCATTGCAAATATCATATAATCAATCCCAACAGCACTTGCCAATATGAGTCCAAATACGACGAATATATTTACATGAAGATTAAAAATAACAAATCCGCACAATACTATAAGTACACCAAGAGCAATAAGGCTCATTACAATAAAAGCTTTATTAAGTCCAAAAAATAACCATAAAATCACAAAAGCTATGCAAAATGCGGCTATCTTTAATATCACCGCAGAGTGCTTTGCCTCGGTAAAATTTTGATTTAGAGTATCTACAAAATTAACACTAAAAGCATTATACTTAGCTAAGATCTCGCTGCTTTGATTATTTTTTATAAATCCATCGGCATATATTATGCTACTTTTATTCTCTAACATAAATTTTCTAAATTCTCTTGCTAAATCGCTACTTAAAATTTCATCAACACTCAGCGTATTTAAATTAACAATCCTCTTAAATTCGGCCTTTAATAGCTCCTCATCAATGCCTAAGCTTTGATAAAAACCAGATATTTTACTATCGATTTTAGCCTTTTTAAATAGCTCTTTTATACTATCTTGCTCTGCTTGGCTTAAAAATATTTTTGAAATTGCCGAGTAGTCTTGAATCAATTTTGCATTTTTAAGCTCCTTTATCAAAGCTCTTTCTTTAGCTACTATATCCTTGTCCGCTCTAACTACTATCATTAAATTTGAGACGTTTGCACCTGTTATATGTGCGATTTTTATGGAATCATCAAGCAAATTTTGCGGAGAATTAGAATAATCTCTAATATTATCACTCACAATTATTTTAGAAAAATTTATCATCAAAAACGAAGAAGAGATAATAAATAGTAATATTAAAAATTTAAATCCTATTTTCTTTGACAATAAAATGCAAAAACTATGAAACCATATCAAAATTTTACTAAATCCAATACTCTGTGAAAAAATCTTGCCCTCCAGTAATAAAGGCAAGCAAAAATATGTGAATAAAAACGCTCCAAACAGTGTAAAAAATGAAAACACCGCGACCTGTCTTAATAATTCAAGAGGAGCTAAGATAAATACCGCATATCCACTCATAGTGATAAAAAGACCTAGTATAAAAATTTTTAGCATACTTTGTATACTGTGGCTTTGTATCTTTTGATTTTTAAATTTACCAAGCCAGTGAAGTGCGAAATCAAACATTAGTCCAACGAGGCTAGTGCTAATAATAACCACCATAACATGAAGCTGATCAAACAGCAAAAGTGAGGCGCAAAATCCACAGGCAAATCCAAAAATAGCTATAAAAACGATATTAAAAATTGAGAAATTTCTAAATGCAAGCAGTAAAAATAGACTAGTAAGAGCCAAAGAAATAAGACTCATATATAAGCTCTCTTTATCGGCATCCATCTTTGCAAAAGCCCCATAAAGCGCACCGGAGCTTATATATGTTTTATAATTTTTAATACTAGATTGCGCTTTTAACTCTTGATAAAATTTAATAAGTTCTTTTGGATCGTAATTTGGTTTCAAACGTGCTTTTACGAGAAAAAAATTGCCATCTTCGCTCTTAATCTCAAGCATCATATCGCTTATATTCAATCTTATTTTTTCATCAAACATACTTGAGTGAGTCGCAAGTGCGAAAAAATCATCCCTTGCGCTTAAAGGCCTAAATATAAATTGATTTAAAAAACTTTCTGCACTCTCTTTAAAAAACTCATCAGTCTTATTTATAATTTTATCTACGGCAGATCTATTTAATAGAGCTAATTTTAAACGTCCAAGGTCATCTAAATATTTTTTTGTATCGATATCAACAGTAGCGCTAAATTTTTCAAAAAGTCCGGTTTTATTAGCCAAAATTTCCGTGCTTTTCATAAACTCTTTCGAGTCTGAAACAAGTAAAAATTCATTTGACAAATCATCTTGCATAGATTTTAATACAAGCTGTTCGTTTTGATTATCTTTAAAATTTATAAGTGAAAAAATATCGGTTTCAAGTCGGTTTATATTCACAAAAATATAAAAAACGGAGACTAAAAAAATAGAAGCAAACAGTATAAAAATCGAGATTTTTTTCATCTTATGTCATAAAATTCATTTATCGTCTTATCACCGCTAACCTCAGCCAATTCGATTTTTTCTACAAATTTATCTCCAAATACTGATATATAAGAAAAAATTTGCCTAAATAAAATATTTTTTGGCTTTAGATCTATTTTCCAGCCATTTTGAAGGCTTAAAATTTGGATATCAAACTCTTTTTTAAGCTCATCCAGATCAAGTTTAACGATTGACAAAAAGAGCTTTTTATCAAAATTTTGTCCTATTTTTACTAAACCCTCACCTCTTTGCTCAAAAATTCCATCCTCTCCTATGATAACTTTTGCATTAATAGGCTTTAAAGTGTGCCAGATAAGCTCGCTCTCTTTCAAAGAAAAATTTCCATAGCTCTTAAAAGCATTAGGAAATCCGACTAAAATCTTAGTTTGAGTGAAATTTCCATCTATATTTTGAGTTTTTATATTAGCCCTTATATCCTCAGAGCTTATAGCAAAAAGGCTGATTGTAGTAGTCAAAATAGCTAATAAAATTTTCATTCCGAACTCCTTTTAAGGTACTTTTCGACAGCTTCCTTAAAGCTATCCGGCATAATAGTACAAGTCTCTTTATTTATCATATCTATAGCGATTTGTGAGGTGTTGGCAACGCTTATCTTCTCTTTGGTCTTATGATTTTTAATTAGATAAGATATCTTTAAAAAGCTTTCAAAATCCACCAATCTAGCTTCCACCTCAATCTCATCTGCGAAAAATACAGGCCTTACATATTTGATATCAAGTTTCACGATAGGAAAGGCAAAGCCATCTTTTTTCATGTTTTCGTAGTTATAGCCTATCTCGTCTAGCAGCTCGCAGCGTGCAGTCTCTAAGTATTTTACATAATTGCCGTGCCATACGACATTCATAGAATCCACATCAAAAAATTGAGCTTTTATTATAGTTGTTTTTGAGATTTGCACTACTGCCTCCAAAAATCATAAAAGTTAAACCATTGCTCGGGAGTCTGCTTGCAGCGATGCTCTAGCTCGTTTACATAATTTTTCAAATAAGGCCTCACGCTAGTTACTTTATCCCTCGAAAGCTTTATCTCGTCTGCTATCTTAGTAAATTCTATCCTAAATTTATCATTTATCTTTTGGCACCAAAGAGAGCTTATTTTTACTCCCAAAATACCGGCTATTATATATGGGCCGTGATTAAATTTAGCCTCTTTTCCCAAAAAGCTTATATTTGTAAATTTATCTCCGTTTATCGGCACGCGATCTCCCATTATACCTATATGAGTTCCGCTATCTACAATGGTTTTAAGCTCCAGCATAGCTCTTACGTCAAGCTCGTTTACAAGCAGTATTCGTATCTTTTCCCCGCTTATCTCGTTTATGATATCGTTAAATTTTCTAACATTCTCGTCATATGCCAAAATAACTATTGCAAAGCCGTCCACGCTTGTGGCTAGCTTTTTACAAATTTCAATATTTCCAAGATGAGCGGTCAATAAAATTTGACCTCTTTTTGCTCTTGTTAGCTCGGTTTTTACATATTCTACATTTACTATATCAAGTTCTTGAAAGCCTATTTTGCCTTTCCATACACGAAATTTATCGCAAATAGCCACACCAAATTGATAAAAATTTCCAAATACGCTTGTGTTTTTTAGCACATTTTCGCCTGCAAAATTTGCTAAATTTCGCCTAAATTCTTCTATGTTCTCACGCTCTTCTTTAGAAGTAAGATAGTAAAAAAACACAACTATCTTGATCACAAAATTTAGTAAAAATACTGGCAGATATTGAGTCAAAATCAATGTGAGCCTTAAAAAAAAGCTATTTGACTTCTCGTTCTTCTTCCACCACAGCTCACTATTGTTTTTAGAAAAAAGCTCCTGAAAGATAAATTTAGGCAGAGAAAAAAATCCTCTAGCATGCATAAGACTTATCATTGCATTATCTCTAAGCATTTTAAAATGAGATATTCCGCATTCTTGATAACTCACTCTTATATCTATCCACTGAGTTTTTAGCCCGCATCTATGTGCGTTTACAAGGATTTCTATATCAAATTCCATCCTATTTGTCTTGCTTATTTTTATAGCCTCTTCTATCTCTTTAAGAGGATAGATTCTAAAGCCGCACATCGCATCTTTTATCTTAAGACTCAGTGTATTTATAGCCACCCAAAAATTTGTAATCTTTCTTCCATAAACCCTTGACTTTGGAGCGGTATTGTCATAGATGGGGTTTGCGCATATTATATCTTTAGGAAATTTATTACTAATCTCTAAAAATTCATCTATCATGCTTACATCATGTTGAAAATCTGCATCAACCTGAAGCACATGAGTAAAGCCATTATCAATAGCAAACTTAAACCCATCTTTCATAGCGGCACCCTTGCCGCCATTACTCTTACGCTCTAATAGCAATATATCTTTAATCCCTTTTAAAACCTCTTTGCTGGCTTCATCAGAGCCATCATCCACGATAATAATATCAAGCTTATAAGCTTTTAGAGCCTCTATTAATTCATTGATGCGCTCTGGATGATTATAAAATGGTATCAAAAAGGCGTATTTGCTCATCCAAATTTCCTAATAAACAACTCTACCCATAGAACATTTTTCATCATTGCAAAAAATTTCAAAATATACTCTATTCTCTTTTTTCTCTATAAATATATCAAGTCTATCGTTTGGACGAACAAATTTGATATATTTTAGATTCTCTATCCTTGACGCACCGCTTAAATCTATACCTATTGACCTTGCCAGCTCGAAAATAAAATCAAGCTGCATAAAACCAGGAATTAGAGGTAAATTGGGAAAATGATTGGTGAAAATTTCAAGCTCCGCACTCATAACAGAGCTAAATTTACTCTTGCCATCTTCTAATATCTTATGCTCCCATTTTGGACAAATACTTCTAAACAAAACATTTGCAAACTCATGTTTTGCAAATTTACCTTGAGAATTTCTAGGCAGACTATCAACTATCTTAAAATATCTAACACTATTTTTAAACTCGTTTTTAAGGATATTTGAAAGCTCTGCTACTATACCCTTTTTACCATATCGTCTAAATTTACGTATCCCGTTTTCATTTAATACCAAAAGTGCAGCTAGACGCTTAAAATTTGGATGTATTTCGCAGTAGCAATCACTTAAAATTCCGCTTTCAAATAGCTTTTTCTCGATACTCTCCAGGCTTACACGCTTATCGTTTAGCTTTACTATGCGATCTATCCTTCCTTTTAATATAAGTCTGTCACCGCTTACTTCTGCCCAGTCGTTACTTTGAAAAAACTCGCACCAAGGAGAGCTTACGCCAAGGGCTTCACGCTCATCAAATTTGGCTTTAACAGC
This Campylobacter sp. RM16192 DNA region includes the following protein-coding sequences:
- a CDS encoding methylated-DNA--[protein]-cysteine S-methyltransferase encodes the protein MQKTHLKSPIGILEICADENGICELNFVDKFVKTEVKDKNLKLCLKELDEYFNGNLHEFKCKFQISGTPFQKSVYEALLKIPYGKTITYAELAKNIERQKACRAVGSANSKNKIPIIIPCHRVIAGNSLGGYSGGEGLKTKIWLINHEDTHKSNN
- a CDS encoding EamA family transporter, with the translated sequence MNKLVFVTLLWAFSFSLIGEFLAGRVDSYFAAFSRVFLALLVFLPFMKFEAKNAAMYAKITLIGAIQIGAMYIFYYNSFLYLSVPEVALFTIFTPFYVSVVYDLFARRLRPLYLLSVAVAVLGAFIIKYGSINSSFWLGFLMVQGANLCFGVGQSAYKFLLEDKGFNEQKGLFGWFFVGACLVTGFAFGMFGNFEKISLDTTQSLVLLWLGVGASGLGYFMWNKGACEVDSGTLAIMNNALIPAAIIVNLVFWHKDADLARLIIGGVVIYMSLLIHNRIISYYQKNI
- a CDS encoding thiamine phosphate synthase; the encoded protein is MFELICVTNRHLSSDFLGDLSHIVSEKKPNAVILREKDLDECEYEHLVLEVLKITKNSSTRLILHTHLDVALSLGIKNLHLSFGEFLKFNETKTKRDLVKNENLTIGVSVHSLDEAILAQNLGASYVIAGHIFKTKSHEGAPPRGLEFLKEICANLNIKTYAIGGINFKNLSLIKDVGASGACMMREFLEFEPQTAGS
- the thiH gene encoding 2-iminoacetate synthase ThiH, whose amino-acid sequence is MSYMDGMQRIDKSLMNRVLNLRENYNYEGYTKSDVKRALGMSRVDVEGLRALLSPAAGEFLEEMAARAQSDMKRHFGNGIELFTPLYISNFCDSNCVYCGFSSHNKISRLRLKVDEIKTELESIAKSGLKDVLILTGESAKKRDLSYIGEACKEASKLFSNVGVEIYPLNSDEYAYLHECGVDYVIVFQETYSPEKYAKVHIGGQKMSFAYRFNAQERALMGGMRGVGFAALLGLDDFRKDAFATAIHANFIQQKYPHAEIAISCPRLRPAKNKSEVNAGEVDEKSLFQVICAYRIFLPFANITISTRENAKFRNGIIKVAASKISAGVSVGVGTHLDGVKRGDEQFEIDDTRGVDEIYKDILALNLQPVMSNHIYV
- a CDS encoding thiazole synthase; the protein is MMDIKDDFLELGGHKFSSRFILGSGKFSLTLLEAAIKDAKAQIVTLALRRVNEGGSENILDFIPKDITILPNTSGARNADEAVRIAKLARELGCGDFVKVECIKDSRYLLPDNYETIKATEKLANLGFIVMPYMYPDLNVARDLVNAGAACVMPLGAPIGTNKGLATREFIKILIDEIELPVIVDAGIGNPAQACEAMQMGCAAVMANTAIATSGDVRAMAKAFALSIEAGRLAYLAGLGEISEAARASSPLSGFLE
- the thiS gene encoding sulfur carrier protein ThiS — protein: MLIINGKDESGFIGKSVHEFACQKGFNKEYMAVEINGEILPRDKFDSKFNDGDRVEIVCFVGGG
- a CDS encoding LolA family protein — encoded protein: MKILLAILTTTISLFAISSEDIRANIKTQNIDGNFTQTKILVGFPNAFKSYGNFSLKESELIWHTLKPINAKVIIGEDGIFEQRGEGLVKIGQNFDKKLFLSIVKLDLDELKKEFDIQILSLQNGWKIDLKPKNILFRQIFSYISVFGDKFVEKIELAEVSGDKTINEFYDIR
- a CDS encoding acyl-CoA thioesterase, coding for MQISKTTIIKAQFFDVDSMNVVWHGNYVKYLETARCELLDEIGYNYENMKKDGFAFPIVKLDIKYVRPVFFADEIEVEARLVDFESFLKISYLIKNHKTKEKISVANTSQIAIDMINKETCTIMPDSFKEAVEKYLKRSSE
- a CDS encoding glycosyltransferase family 2 protein, with product MSKYAFLIPFYNHPERINELIEALKAYKLDIIIVDDGSDEASKEVLKGIKDILLLERKSNGGKGAAMKDGFKFAIDNGFTHVLQVDADFQHDVSMIDEFLEISNKFPKDIICANPIYDNTAPKSRVYGRKITNFWVAINTLSLKIKDAMCGFRIYPLKEIEEAIKISKTNRMEFDIEILVNAHRCGLKTQWIDIRVSYQECGISHFKMLRDNAMISLMHARGFFSLPKFIFQELFSKNNSELWWKKNEKSNSFFLRLTLILTQYLPVFLLNFVIKIVVFFYYLTSKEERENIEEFRRNLANFAGENVLKNTSVFGNFYQFGVAICDKFRVWKGKIGFQELDIVNVEYVKTELTRAKRGQILLTAHLGNIEICKKLATSVDGFAIVILAYDENVRKFNDIINEISGEKIRILLVNELDVRAMLELKTIVDSGTHIGIMGDRVPINGDKFTNISFLGKEAKFNHGPYIIAGILGVKISSLWCQKINDKFRIEFTKIADEIKLSRDKVTSVRPYLKNYVNELEHRCKQTPEQWFNFYDFWRQ